One Ruegeria pomeroyi DSS-3 genomic region harbors:
- a CDS encoding GcvT family protein: MSDTTRVTRVAIIGGGIMGVAAQFQLAENGWTDTILFEKAELTSGSTWHAAGQIAHAVGSRIAGWINKTSIETYKRVEKETGQSIGWHEVGGFRIATTDDEVDWMKSIMGVGRLLDLPMDLVGPDEVAKGNPFYKVDNVKAAVQTYEDGHIDPSGVTMALAAATRARGAKIERRNQVLGASRKGDMWCLRTEKGDVLAEHVVIAAGSYANQVGEWFGLKIPSVSCLHHYLVTDRVPEFEGRPELPVMRDNAFGGYIRQEQKSGLIGIYEGHVCPTVWEMPKGAPWAAENELFEADYDSIGDFLMIAFDKMPILAELGIKRVVRGAITHTPDGGMLVGPSGAPNVWLSCGSSIGLAWGGGAGKVLADWMVHGETSINTRSLDPRRYGDFASDHYIVERTKDEFMRRHDTPCPGKQFHSLRPLNRHQLYDRLAAKGAVFGEIAGWERPRYFGDVGEVEQIGWGHQSWHENALAEAQATRATAGVIDLCAFAQFEITGTDAGKLLNRLSANRIPHKDGRMSLNHLLTEKGRFETEITIWRINENRYFTGSPITRANPDFAWIKSHIRPGEDVQMVNRSADWGMLAMSGPASRRILSELTDADLSNAAFPWLSGQEITVAGVPCYALRVSFVGELGWELHALLNRIPELYDALFDVGSAHGLTDLGSYAFNGMRMEKAYRASGELTTDIGPFDVGLERFVVTEGRDFIGKEALLQRDPEWELFYAELQSDDIDIHGGEPVFFRDQIVGLTTSGGYGYTLGKSLGWLFVRKGTPRADIAVRILNETYPVTIHDAPLFDPDNLRPKAED, from the coding sequence ATGTCGGATACAACGCGCGTCACCCGCGTCGCGATTATTGGCGGCGGTATCATGGGTGTCGCAGCCCAGTTTCAACTGGCCGAAAACGGATGGACCGACACGATCCTGTTTGAAAAGGCCGAACTGACCAGTGGCTCCACATGGCATGCCGCCGGGCAGATTGCCCATGCGGTGGGCAGCCGCATTGCGGGCTGGATCAACAAGACCTCGATCGAGACCTACAAACGGGTCGAGAAGGAAACCGGGCAGTCTATTGGCTGGCACGAGGTCGGCGGCTTCCGCATTGCCACAACCGATGACGAAGTCGACTGGATGAAGTCGATCATGGGCGTCGGCAGATTGCTGGACCTGCCGATGGATCTGGTTGGGCCGGATGAAGTCGCAAAAGGTAATCCTTTCTACAAGGTCGACAACGTCAAGGCCGCCGTACAAACCTATGAGGACGGGCATATCGACCCGTCCGGCGTGACTATGGCCCTGGCCGCCGCCACCCGTGCACGCGGGGCGAAAATCGAGCGGCGCAATCAGGTGCTGGGGGCCAGTCGCAAGGGTGACATGTGGTGTCTCAGAACCGAAAAGGGCGACGTGTTGGCCGAACATGTCGTGATTGCTGCCGGATCCTACGCCAATCAGGTCGGTGAATGGTTCGGGCTCAAGATTCCCTCGGTCTCTTGCCTGCATCACTATCTTGTCACCGACAGGGTGCCCGAATTCGAAGGACGCCCCGAACTGCCGGTGATGCGGGACAACGCTTTTGGCGGCTATATCCGGCAGGAACAAAAATCCGGCCTGATTGGCATTTACGAGGGCCATGTCTGCCCGACCGTCTGGGAAATGCCGAAAGGCGCGCCATGGGCCGCCGAGAACGAGTTGTTTGAGGCGGATTATGACTCGATTGGCGATTTCCTGATGATCGCCTTCGACAAGATGCCGATCCTGGCCGAGCTTGGGATCAAACGCGTGGTGCGCGGCGCGATCACCCACACGCCGGATGGCGGTATGCTGGTTGGCCCGTCCGGTGCGCCGAATGTCTGGCTGTCTTGCGGGTCTTCCATCGGCCTTGCGTGGGGTGGTGGCGCGGGCAAGGTGCTGGCCGACTGGATGGTGCATGGCGAAACCTCGATCAACACGCGGTCGTTGGACCCCCGCCGCTATGGCGATTTCGCATCGGATCACTACATCGTCGAACGCACCAAGGACGAGTTCATGCGCCGCCATGACACGCCCTGTCCGGGAAAACAGTTCCACAGTTTGCGCCCGCTGAACCGCCATCAGCTGTATGATCGGCTGGCTGCCAAAGGGGCCGTATTTGGTGAAATCGCCGGTTGGGAACGTCCTCGTTATTTTGGGGATGTCGGTGAAGTTGAGCAAATCGGCTGGGGCCATCAATCCTGGCATGAAAATGCGTTGGCCGAGGCGCAGGCCACCCGCGCGACGGCCGGTGTGATCGACCTTTGCGCATTCGCCCAATTCGAGATCACCGGGACGGATGCGGGCAAACTGCTCAATCGCCTGTCAGCGAACCGCATCCCGCACAAGGATGGGCGGATGAGCCTCAATCACTTGCTGACAGAAAAGGGCCGGTTCGAGACCGAGATCACCATTTGGCGGATCAATGAGAACCGGTATTTTACCGGCTCCCCTATTACCCGTGCCAATCCGGATTTTGCCTGGATCAAATCCCATATACGGCCCGGTGAAGACGTGCAGATGGTCAATCGCAGCGCCGATTGGGGGATGCTGGCGATGTCCGGCCCTGCTTCCCGGCGCATTTTGTCCGAACTGACCGATGCCGATCTGTCCAATGCCGCCTTCCCGTGGCTTTCAGGACAGGAAATCACCGTCGCCGGTGTGCCATGCTATGCGTTGCGCGTGTCCTTCGTCGGCGAGTTGGGCTGGGAGTTACACGCCCTGCTGAACCGGATCCCTGAACTTTATGACGCGCTGTTCGATGTGGGCTCGGCACACGGGCTGACCGATCTGGGCTCTTATGCCTTTAACGGGATGCGCATGGAGAAAGCCTATCGCGCCAGCGGTGAACTGACGACTGATATCGGGCCGTTCGACGTCGGGCTGGAGCGTTTTGTGGTCACCGAAGGCCGCGACTTCATAGGAAAAGAAGCGCTGCTGCAGCGCGATCCCGAATGGGAACTCTTTTATGCGGAACTCCAGAGCGATGACATCGATATTCATGGCGGCGAGCCGGTCTTTTTCAGAGACCAGATCGTCGGCCTGACCACTTCGGGCGGTTATGGCTACACGTTAGGCAAATCGCTCGGCTGGCTCTTTGTAAGGAAGGGGACGCCACGAGCGGATATTGCA
- a CDS encoding GcvT family protein, whose translation MTLPSHARTVVIGGGVIGCSIAYHLAREGRKDIVVLERSKLTSGTTWHAAGLVRRLRPSATLTRLINYSIDLYGELERETGQATGWTQTGSLTLATNTDRLTNIKRQVSLGRAFGLEAEVVDANRAQELWPLIEVDDVIGAVWSPADGRVNPSDVALALSKGAKARGVHLFEDTAVTGLKKKGGRISAVEVGEHVIEAEEVVIACGLWSREVAAMAGAHMPLYACEHYYILTKPLAEVQALGPGAHLPTLNDQDAYLYARDDVEGLLVGSFEPHAKGISTKDLPANFSFDLLDEDWDHFMPMMENALRRIPALETAEVRKLLNGPESFTLDSQFMLGESPEVPGLFLMGGMNSTGIALAGGAGRAMAEWIIAGEPTMELNEADIRRFSPEMDVLGALEARIPEVLGRHYDNPYPGRAMDTARGQRRSPVHEGLVAAGARFEARGGWERALHFGGDEAHLPLTFGIPKWRDQVAREVDACRNGAAILDQSAFGKIMVQGPDACTFLNRLCAAQMDIAEGRIAYTQILNARGGVESDLTVQRHGPETYLMIVGAGEVVRDMKRMRETRGDFRVEFTDVTSGYAAIGLAGTKAREVLQATTNTPVPDLKRFRFAPVEIGLARGWAGRLSFTGEEGYELYVPSDMAMAAHEALVAAGATHAGLFASGSLRIESGFRAFGHELTPGTTPQEAGLGAFCAFGTGFVGQGALANAGSPKRRVVSLLFDDPNAMPIHDEPIYYDGRVVGQITSAAWSYRFGRSVALAMINAPLDLIATQDVVTGFEVEIACTRFAASVSVKPAKEAF comes from the coding sequence ATGACCCTCCCTTCACACGCACGCACCGTCGTCATCGGCGGCGGCGTCATTGGCTGTTCCATCGCCTATCACCTTGCCCGCGAAGGGCGCAAAGACATCGTGGTGCTGGAGCGTTCGAAACTGACGTCGGGCACAACCTGGCATGCCGCCGGTCTGGTGCGCCGTCTGCGCCCGTCGGCGACGCTGACAAGGCTGATCAACTACTCGATTGACCTTTACGGCGAATTGGAGCGCGAGACCGGACAGGCCACCGGCTGGACCCAAACGGGGTCGCTGACGCTGGCCACGAATACCGACCGGCTAACCAATATCAAACGGCAGGTGTCGCTTGGTCGCGCCTTTGGATTGGAGGCCGAGGTGGTTGATGCCAACCGCGCGCAGGAGCTATGGCCGCTGATCGAGGTGGATGACGTGATCGGCGCCGTCTGGTCACCGGCTGATGGGCGCGTCAACCCTTCGGATGTGGCGCTTGCACTGTCGAAAGGGGCCAAGGCGCGCGGTGTGCATCTTTTTGAAGATACTGCTGTGACCGGGTTGAAAAAGAAAGGCGGGCGTATTTCGGCTGTTGAAGTTGGCGAGCACGTGATCGAGGCCGAAGAGGTCGTAATCGCCTGCGGTCTCTGGTCGCGTGAGGTGGCCGCGATGGCGGGCGCGCACATGCCGCTATATGCCTGCGAGCATTACTACATCCTGACGAAACCGCTGGCCGAGGTGCAGGCGCTTGGACCCGGAGCGCATCTGCCGACACTCAACGATCAGGATGCCTATCTTTATGCCCGCGACGATGTTGAGGGGTTGCTGGTTGGCTCGTTCGAGCCCCATGCCAAGGGCATTTCCACCAAGGATCTGCCTGCGAATTTCAGCTTTGATCTGCTGGATGAGGATTGGGATCACTTCATGCCGATGATGGAGAATGCGTTGCGCCGCATTCCCGCGCTGGAGACCGCCGAGGTACGGAAGCTGCTGAACGGCCCGGAAAGCTTTACGCTCGACAGTCAGTTCATGCTGGGCGAAAGCCCCGAGGTGCCTGGGCTTTTCCTGATGGGGGGCATGAATTCGACCGGCATCGCACTGGCTGGTGGCGCGGGGCGCGCGATGGCGGAATGGATCATCGCGGGCGAGCCAACGATGGAGTTGAACGAGGCCGATATCCGCCGCTTCAGCCCCGAGATGGACGTGCTTGGCGCCTTGGAGGCCCGCATTCCCGAGGTATTGGGTCGTCACTATGACAACCCCTATCCGGGTCGGGCGATGGACACGGCACGCGGTCAGCGCCGTTCGCCCGTTCACGAGGGGTTGGTGGCTGCGGGCGCGCGGTTCGAGGCGCGCGGCGGCTGGGAACGCGCGTTGCATTTCGGTGGCGACGAGGCGCATCTGCCGTTGACGTTTGGCATTCCGAAATGGCGCGATCAGGTAGCGCGTGAAGTAGATGCCTGCCGCAATGGTGCGGCCATTCTGGACCAATCCGCCTTTGGCAAAATCATGGTTCAGGGACCGGACGCCTGCACCTTTCTGAACCGGCTTTGCGCCGCACAGATGGATATCGCAGAAGGGCGCATCGCCTATACCCAGATCCTGAATGCGCGCGGCGGTGTTGAAAGCGATCTGACCGTGCAACGTCATGGCCCTGAGACCTATCTGATGATCGTCGGCGCGGGCGAGGTTGTGCGGGACATGAAGCGCATGCGCGAAACCCGTGGCGACTTTCGCGTGGAATTTACCGACGTGACCAGCGGTTATGCCGCGATTGGCCTCGCCGGGACCAAAGCGCGCGAGGTTTTGCAGGCCACCACCAACACTCCGGTGCCCGATCTGAAGCGCTTCCGTTTCGCGCCGGTCGAAATCGGGCTGGCGCGCGGTTGGGCCGGCCGGCTGAGCTTCACTGGCGAGGAGGGATACGAGCTTTATGTGCCATCCGACATGGCCATGGCCGCGCATGAGGCGCTTGTTGCGGCGGGTGCGACCCATGCGGGTCTTTTTGCCAGCGGCAGCTTGCGGATCGAAAGCGGGTTTCGGGCGTTCGGACATGAATTGACGCCGGGCACCACCCCGCAAGAGGCAGGGTTGGGGGCGTTCTGTGCCTTTGGCACCGGGTTCGTGGGACAGGGGGCGCTGGCCAATGCGGGTTCCCCCAAGCGTCGGGTCGTCTCGCTTCTGTTCGATGATCCGAATGCAATGCCGATCCATGATGAACCGATCTACTATGATGGCCGGGTCGTGGGTCAGATCACCTCTGCGGCGTGGAGCTATCGCTTTGGCCGTTCTGTCGCGCTGGCGATGATCAACGCGCCGCTAGACCTGATTGCAACACAGGATGTCGTGACGGGGTTCGAGGTGGAAATCGCCTGCACCCGTTTTGCCGCTAGCGTTTCGGTCAAACCTGCCAAGGAGGCATTCTGA
- a CDS encoding aspartate aminotransferase family protein translates to MMNQDLSTRARASLPGGVSHELRYRDPYPVFIDRAQGGEKWDVEGRRYIDFKMGSASQMLGHCHPAIVEAIQKQAERSVFSADCHTREIEWAEWVNRLYPSADRTRFTASGTESTMLALRLGRAYSGKDHVLRVEGHFHGWHDHALKGAKPGSDQVPSLGIPDAINDLIHICAADPQAMESALQDDRIGTVIIEASGANYGCVPLATDTLRALHDVVRAAGVVLIFDEIITGFRWSPGGRQARDGIVPDLTTLAKVVTGGLPGGAICGRADIMELLNNATVRNGFGPAVSHKGTFNGSPLIAAAACAAMPLLANGEAQAQADAMAERMRDGMNAAMKRQGVAGIAYGDSSIFHVFFGRDRLDGLGPAEIRGLPKPLVKAYRDGMLSRGVDMMAYTSGLTSSAHTPELIDEALLAFDDTLSEMIRDGALT, encoded by the coding sequence ATGATGAACCAGGATCTTAGCACCCGCGCCCGCGCGAGCCTGCCCGGCGGTGTCAGCCACGAGTTGCGATATCGCGATCCGTACCCGGTTTTCATCGATCGCGCGCAAGGTGGCGAAAAATGGGATGTCGAGGGACGCCGCTATATTGATTTCAAGATGGGCAGCGCCAGCCAGATGTTGGGGCATTGTCACCCTGCAATTGTTGAAGCCATCCAAAAACAGGCCGAACGCTCGGTTTTCAGCGCGGATTGCCACACCCGGGAAATCGAGTGGGCCGAATGGGTCAACCGGCTATATCCTTCTGCTGACCGCACCCGTTTCACCGCATCGGGTACGGAATCCACGATGCTGGCGCTGCGACTGGGCCGTGCCTATTCTGGCAAGGATCATGTGCTGCGTGTCGAGGGCCATTTCCACGGATGGCATGATCACGCGCTGAAAGGGGCCAAGCCGGGCAGCGATCAGGTACCGTCTTTGGGTATCCCGGATGCCATCAACGATCTGATCCACATCTGCGCGGCTGATCCTCAGGCGATGGAAAGTGCGCTTCAGGATGACCGCATCGGCACGGTGATCATCGAAGCCTCGGGTGCGAACTACGGCTGCGTGCCTTTGGCGACCGACACCTTGAGGGCGCTGCACGACGTGGTGCGGGCCGCGGGTGTTGTGCTGATTTTTGATGAAATCATAACCGGGTTTCGCTGGTCGCCCGGGGGGCGTCAGGCGCGCGACGGGATTGTGCCTGACCTGACCACCTTGGCCAAGGTGGTCACCGGAGGTTTGCCCGGCGGCGCGATTTGTGGTCGCGCGGACATCATGGAATTGTTGAACAATGCAACCGTGCGCAACGGGTTTGGCCCGGCTGTCAGCCACAAGGGCACCTTCAACGGCTCGCCCCTGATTGCCGCTGCGGCCTGTGCCGCAATGCCGCTTTTGGCCAATGGCGAGGCACAAGCGCAGGCCGACGCCATGGCCGAGCGTATGCGCGATGGGATGAATGCCGCCATGAAACGACAGGGCGTCGCGGGCATTGCCTATGGTGACAGTTCGATTTTCCATGTGTTTTTCGGCCGTGACCGCCTTGATGGGCTTGGCCCCGCCGAAATCAGGGGCCTCCCCAAACCCCTGGTCAAGGCCTATCGAGACGGCATGCTGTCGCGCGGCGTGGACATGATGGCCTATACCTCTGGTTTGACCTCATCCGCCCACACACCCGAACTGATTGATGAGGCCCTCTTGGCCTTTGATGACACCCTGTCGGAGATGATCCGCGACGGAGCCCTGACATGA